In uncultured Bacteroides sp., one genomic interval encodes:
- a CDS encoding alpha-L-arabinofuranosidase C-terminal domain-containing protein → MKTFFSQRLTCNSFQGLALLGICLLFPLTIQAAKGGKKISSDLFGLFFEDINYSADGGLYAELVQNRSFEYNPTERSEWNPFSFWEYITPGFSYGKISVETSSPIHPNNPHYMVLDIEHVGHEANTPDLAGLGIKNSGFSGMVVKAGDKYNFSMFACQLSKEPIELNISLQTPKGKVLAETKINTSTDTWNKYTASLIPTESNDTVSLVVLATTKGKLAIDVISLFPEKTFKNRPNGLRADLAQLLADMKPRFIRFPGGCLSHGDGLENMYRWKNTIGPIEQRKEQRNIWGYHQTTGLGYFEYFQFCEDIGAKPLPVLPAAVSCQNSGGTWRVGGTGQKAIPMNEMQDYIQEVLDLIEWANAPATYTWGAKRAAAGHPAPFNLQYIGIGNEDKITPEFEERFKMIFNAIKAKHPEIEVVGTVGPSPDGEDFTKGWKLADDLKVPVVDEHYYTDPNWFISHQNRYDSYKRNATEVYLGEYASWGNKMRNAISEAAYMTALERNGDVVRMASYAPLLAKKDFTQWKTDMIFFDNTRINPTPNYYVQKMFSANQGDYYFDNVILKDEKDANLAASCVQDSKTGDIILKMVNFGSESKPMKIDLKGFSNIASKAEQDVLTGDAEAENTLENPQAVVPVKSVVKIKKTFDYSAPAMSLTVIRIKTKK, encoded by the coding sequence ATGAAGACGTTTTTTAGTCAAAGATTAACGTGCAATTCATTTCAAGGTCTGGCATTACTTGGAATATGTTTGTTATTTCCGCTAACCATTCAGGCAGCTAAAGGAGGAAAGAAAATCAGTTCTGATTTGTTTGGACTCTTTTTTGAAGACATCAACTATTCCGCCGATGGTGGACTTTACGCAGAGTTAGTACAAAATCGCTCGTTTGAGTATAACCCCACAGAACGCAGCGAATGGAATCCTTTCTCTTTTTGGGAATATATTACTCCCGGATTTTCTTATGGCAAAATAAGTGTTGAAACTTCATCGCCTATTCATCCTAATAATCCTCATTACATGGTGCTGGATATTGAACATGTGGGTCACGAAGCCAATACTCCTGATTTGGCTGGTTTGGGTATTAAAAACTCAGGCTTTAGTGGTATGGTGGTAAAAGCAGGCGATAAGTACAATTTTTCAATGTTTGCATGTCAGCTTAGTAAAGAGCCAATAGAACTGAATATTAGCTTGCAGACTCCAAAAGGAAAAGTACTGGCTGAAACTAAAATAAACACATCAACTGATACTTGGAATAAGTATACAGCAAGCCTGATTCCAACAGAAAGTAATGATACTGTCAGTTTAGTTGTTTTAGCTACAACTAAGGGTAAACTGGCTATTGATGTAATTTCCTTGTTTCCTGAAAAAACATTCAAGAATCGTCCCAATGGTTTGAGGGCGGACCTGGCACAACTGCTGGCCGATATGAAACCTCGTTTCATTCGTTTTCCCGGAGGTTGCCTTTCTCATGGCGACGGTCTGGAAAATATGTACCGTTGGAAAAATACGATTGGCCCGATAGAACAGCGTAAAGAACAACGTAATATCTGGGGATATCATCAAACAACCGGCTTAGGCTATTTTGAGTATTTCCAGTTCTGTGAGGATATAGGTGCAAAACCATTACCTGTTTTACCTGCTGCAGTTAGTTGTCAGAATTCGGGAGGTACATGGCGTGTAGGTGGAACCGGACAAAAAGCTATTCCAATGAATGAAATGCAGGATTATATTCAGGAAGTATTAGACTTGATAGAATGGGCAAATGCTCCCGCAACTTATACCTGGGGAGCTAAACGTGCTGCTGCAGGACATCCGGCTCCATTTAACTTGCAATATATTGGCATTGGCAATGAAGATAAAATTACTCCTGAATTTGAGGAACGCTTTAAAATGATCTTTAATGCTATTAAGGCAAAACATCCGGAAATAGAAGTCGTAGGAACTGTTGGTCCTTCTCCCGACGGTGAAGATTTTACAAAAGGATGGAAACTGGCCGATGATTTGAAAGTTCCGGTAGTTGATGAACACTATTACACTGATCCAAACTGGTTCATTTCTCATCAAAACCGTTACGATTCCTACAAGCGTAATGCTACGGAAGTTTATCTTGGGGAATACGCTTCCTGGGGAAATAAAATGCGCAATGCTATATCCGAGGCTGCTTATATGACGGCTCTTGAACGCAACGGCGATGTAGTGAGAATGGCTTCGTATGCTCCTTTATTGGCAAAGAAGGATTTTACACAATGGAAAACTGATATGATATTCTTTGATAATACAAGAATCAATCCAACGCCTAATTACTACGTACAAAAAATGTTTTCTGCCAATCAGGGAGATTACTATTTCGATAATGTTATTCTGAAAGATGAAAAAGATGCAAACTTAGCAGCTTCTTGTGTACAGGATAGCAAAACCGGAGATATTATTCTGAAAATGGTAAATTTTGGAAGCGAAAGCAAACCGATGAAAATTGATCTTAAAGGATTCAGCAACATTGCTTCAAAAGCAGAACAGGATGTTCTTACAGGCGATGCTGAGGCTGAAAATACACTCGAAAATCCTCAGGCAGTAGTTCCTGTTAAGTCTGTTGTCAAAATAAAGAAGACATTTGATTATTCTGCTCCGGCAATGTCACTAACAGTAATTAGAATAAAAACAAAGAAATAG
- a CDS encoding DMT family transporter has product MQYFGEILSLGVAISWTATALFAEVACKRIGSLQLNLIRMLLSLFFLAITLWWFTGVPFPLYANSETWFWLSLSGFVGYVLGDYCLFNSYVLIGSRFGQLFMTLAPPAAAISGWIILGEKLPLNAWIGMMVTLCGIGMSVLSKGTSHKIGLKLPLKGILLGIGAGVGQGVGLVLSKVGMNYYKMSVPATDINQFMTMLPFASTYIRAITGMLGYFVMMWLRKELYTMPIAFHNGKGMNAALWATIFGPFIGVSVSLMAVQYTEAGIASTLMALTPIFILWPSHLIFKQKVTIREIIGAIISVLGVSLFFI; this is encoded by the coding sequence ATGCAATATTTTGGCGAAATACTTTCTCTGGGTGTAGCTATATCCTGGACTGCGACAGCTCTTTTTGCGGAAGTAGCTTGTAAACGGATTGGTTCTTTACAGCTGAATTTAATCCGAATGCTCCTTTCTTTGTTTTTCCTGGCTATCACTCTGTGGTGGTTTACCGGTGTGCCTTTTCCTTTGTATGCCAATTCAGAAACCTGGTTCTGGTTATCGCTTTCCGGTTTTGTGGGTTACGTGCTGGGAGATTATTGCTTGTTCAACTCTTACGTTCTTATTGGTTCCCGTTTCGGACAGTTGTTTATGACACTCGCTCCTCCGGCAGCTGCAATATCTGGCTGGATAATACTAGGTGAGAAACTCCCGTTGAATGCATGGATAGGTATGATGGTTACTCTGTGTGGTATAGGAATGTCTGTTCTCAGTAAAGGAACTTCTCACAAAATAGGATTAAAATTACCGTTGAAAGGTATTTTACTTGGGATAGGTGCAGGGGTAGGGCAGGGAGTAGGACTTGTACTAAGCAAGGTTGGGATGAACTATTATAAAATGTCGGTTCCTGCAACAGATATAAATCAGTTTATGACTATGCTTCCGTTTGCTTCAACTTATATACGTGCCATAACCGGTATGCTTGGATACTTTGTTATGATGTGGCTTAGAAAGGAACTATACACAATGCCTATTGCATTTCACAATGGAAAGGGTATGAATGCTGCTTTATGGGCTACCATCTTCGGGCCATTTATCGGAGTTTCTGTATCTTTAATGGCTGTTCAATATACAGAAGCAGGTATAGCATCTACATTAATGGCACTTACGCCAATTTTTATATTATGGCCTTCACATCTTATTTTTAAGCAGAAAGTTACAATAAGAGAAATAATAGGAGCTATAATAAGTGTGTTGGGTGTCTCGTTATTCTTTATATAA
- a CDS encoding TonB-dependent receptor translates to MENVKKQLQKIPYLILCLLLTCVTAYAQDRIKVTGSVIDSKGETIIGANVTLKGNSSIGTITDIDGNFVLSVPKNSVLVISYIGMKKKEIKVVDNKKLRIALEDASEQLEEVVVVGYGQQKKASVVGAITQTTGKVLERAGGVADIGAALTGNLPGVVTTASTGMPGEEDPRIVIRGVSSWNNSDPLILVDGIERPMNSVDISSVQSVSVLKDASATAVYGVKGANGVILITTKRGNEGKAKIEVGLNATAKVVSKLPRSIASANALYVRNQAIENELGLNPDSWSNITPADILDKYRNPANLEEAERYPDVDWQKELFKDYAMAYNANVNISGGTKFVKYFAAVDFQHEGDLFREWDNNRGYQSGYGYNRINVRSNLDFQLTKTTVLKANIAGSHGLKRSPWNVSNDSFGASQLWQAAYSSPSDAFLPQYSDGTWGYYPANTQGAPNSIVNLAISGAEKNTTTRINTDFTLEQDLSFFLKGLKANALISLDNVFLETDRGINDLYHNTQFKWIDPDTGEIKYQQSGNSNNNFDFQEGIQWTTSGGSIDNNFTQRNLFYQGQLNWAGQFGKHGVTAMGVFNRTERASGSEFTHYREDWAFRTTYNYADKYFAEYNGAYNGSEKFSANNRFAFFNSGALGWMISEEKFFTPVKKYIDMLKLRYSYGEIGDDNVGSRWLYATQWAYGTGKNGSIAMMGSKGENSPYTWYRESSVGNEDVHWEKAVKQNLGIDYSLFGGLIAGSAEFFRENRSDILVSGNKRSVPSYFGTTAPTANLGKVRTKGYELELRLNKMFKNGLRLWGNFNMTHAENLVLKYDDAQFLPNYQKTAGYAIGQDHSYLDNGYANTWDEVIGMTDHNTNDNQKLPGQYVIVDFNGDGVIDTNDNAPYGYTGTPQNTYNATVGFEWKGFSAFLQFYGVTNVDRYVSFTSLNGNLDTVFDEGSYWTVGNTNADAPMPRWNSTPSYYEGARFHYDGSFIRLKNAEIAYTFTDGWIKKIGLSNLKIYLNGNNLWVWTRMPDDRESNFAGTGLASQGAYPTLKRFNLGIKFNL, encoded by the coding sequence ATGGAAAATGTAAAAAAACAGTTACAAAAGATTCCTTACTTGATTTTATGTCTGCTGTTAACCTGCGTTACAGCTTATGCGCAAGACAGAATAAAAGTAACGGGATCGGTAATCGATAGTAAAGGTGAAACTATTATCGGTGCCAATGTAACACTGAAAGGCAATAGTTCAATAGGTACAATTACAGATATTGACGGAAACTTTGTATTGTCTGTGCCAAAAAATTCAGTGTTAGTTATTTCATACATCGGTATGAAGAAAAAAGAAATCAAAGTTGTTGATAATAAAAAGTTGAGAATTGCATTAGAAGACGCTTCGGAGCAATTAGAAGAGGTTGTAGTCGTTGGTTATGGACAGCAAAAGAAAGCCAGTGTGGTTGGTGCAATTACACAAACTACTGGTAAAGTGCTGGAACGTGCCGGCGGTGTTGCAGATATTGGTGCAGCCTTAACTGGTAACCTGCCTGGTGTAGTTACTACAGCCAGTACTGGTATGCCGGGCGAAGAAGATCCTAGAATTGTAATTCGTGGCGTAAGTTCATGGAACAATAGTGATCCATTAATTTTAGTAGATGGAATAGAGCGTCCTATGAATAGTGTGGACATAAGTTCTGTACAATCAGTCTCTGTTTTAAAGGATGCTTCTGCCACTGCCGTTTACGGTGTAAAAGGTGCGAATGGGGTTATCTTAATTACTACAAAGCGCGGAAATGAAGGTAAAGCCAAAATAGAAGTTGGTCTTAATGCTACAGCAAAAGTAGTATCAAAGTTACCACGTTCTATAGCTTCAGCAAATGCTTTATATGTACGTAATCAAGCAATAGAGAATGAGCTAGGTTTAAATCCGGATTCATGGAGCAATATTACACCAGCCGATATTCTGGATAAATACCGTAATCCGGCTAATTTGGAAGAAGCTGAACGCTATCCGGATGTAGATTGGCAGAAAGAGTTGTTTAAAGATTATGCGATGGCTTACAATGCAAATGTTAACATCTCGGGTGGAACAAAATTTGTAAAATACTTTGCCGCAGTAGATTTTCAACATGAAGGTGATTTATTCCGTGAGTGGGACAATAATCGTGGATATCAGTCAGGATATGGCTATAACCGTATTAATGTGCGAAGTAATTTAGATTTCCAGTTGACAAAAACAACTGTTTTGAAAGCTAATATTGCGGGGTCACATGGTCTTAAACGTTCTCCCTGGAATGTTAGTAATGACTCATTCGGAGCTTCACAGTTATGGCAAGCCGCCTACAGTTCACCCTCGGATGCATTTCTTCCCCAATATTCGGATGGAACATGGGGATATTATCCTGCTAACACACAAGGTGCACCTAACTCTATAGTAAATTTAGCAATCAGTGGTGCAGAAAAAAATACAACTACCCGTATTAACACAGACTTTACCCTGGAACAAGATCTAAGTTTCTTTTTGAAAGGATTGAAAGCAAATGCTTTGATATCATTGGATAATGTATTTTTAGAAACAGATCGTGGAATAAATGACCTTTATCACAATACACAATTTAAATGGATAGATCCTGATACGGGAGAAATAAAGTACCAACAATCTGGTAATAGTAACAACAATTTCGACTTTCAAGAAGGAATTCAATGGACTACATCAGGTGGTTCAATAGATAATAATTTCACTCAGCGTAACTTGTTCTATCAGGGACAATTGAACTGGGCTGGACAGTTTGGTAAACATGGGGTTACTGCAATGGGGGTATTCAACCGTACAGAACGTGCTAGCGGTAGTGAATTTACCCACTATCGCGAAGACTGGGCTTTCCGTACTACATATAATTATGCCGACAAGTATTTCGCTGAATATAACGGTGCTTACAATGGTTCTGAAAAATTTAGTGCAAATAATCGTTTTGCATTCTTTAATTCGGGTGCCTTAGGATGGATGATCAGTGAAGAAAAATTCTTCACTCCGGTTAAGAAATACATAGATATGCTAAAGCTTAGATATTCTTATGGTGAAATCGGTGATGACAATGTTGGATCTCGTTGGTTGTACGCCACTCAATGGGCTTACGGAACAGGTAAAAACGGAAGTATTGCTATGATGGGATCTAAAGGAGAAAACAGTCCTTATACATGGTATCGTGAGTCATCAGTAGGTAATGAGGATGTGCATTGGGAAAAAGCAGTAAAGCAAAACTTGGGTATTGACTATTCATTATTCGGAGGCTTAATAGCTGGTAGTGCTGAGTTTTTCCGTGAAAACCGTTCTGATATTCTCGTATCAGGTAATAAACGTTCTGTCCCTTCTTATTTTGGTACAACAGCTCCTACTGCCAATCTTGGTAAAGTTCGCACAAAAGGATATGAGCTGGAACTACGTCTGAATAAAATGTTTAAGAACGGTCTGCGCCTATGGGGTAATTTCAATATGACGCATGCCGAAAACCTTGTATTAAAATATGATGACGCACAATTCTTGCCTAATTATCAAAAAACAGCAGGATACGCAATCGGACAGGATCATTCTTATCTGGATAATGGATATGCAAACACATGGGATGAAGTTATCGGTATGACTGATCACAATACAAATGATAACCAGAAATTACCAGGTCAATATGTCATTGTTGACTTTAATGGCGACGGAGTGATTGACACTAATGATAACGCACCTTATGGATATACCGGAACTCCTCAAAATACATACAATGCTACCGTTGGTTTTGAATGGAAAGGATTCAGTGCTTTTCTTCAGTTCTATGGAGTAACTAATGTTGATCGTTATGTATCCTTTACTTCACTGAACGGTAACTTGGATACTGTTTTTGATGAAGGATCTTACTGGACAGTAGGAAATACAAATGCCGATGCACCTATGCCACGTTGGAATTCTACACCAAGTTATTATGAGGGAGCTCGCTTCCACTATGACGGTTCGTTTATTCGTTTAAAGAATGCTGAAATTGCCTATACATTTACTGACGGTTGGATAAAGAAAATAGGTCTCTCTAACCTGAAAATTTATTTGAATGGTAATAATTTGTGGGTATGGACACGTATGCCAGACGACCGTGAATCGAACTTTGCCGGTACAGGCTTGGCTTCTCAAGGAGCTTATCCTACGTTGAAACGTTTCAATTTGGGAATAAAATTCAATCTTTAA
- a CDS encoding RagB/SusD family nutrient uptake outer membrane protein codes for MKKYIYKYFLSGLMVMCLLSTTSCTDYLDKAPDSDISATDAFKDFTNFQGYTEELYYCIPDFAKGYWSDSFNWGEDEIMNVGIDYHMCYKIDQGDFWGWQSGHDGWQSGWMDRNNNSTTSNDRFEKSLWPLAWYGIRKCNMGIANLNLMTDATDEERNLIEGQLYFFRAWFHFELMQYFGGLPYIDTVLPSGEPLTLPRLSYQECAEKAAADFRKAADLLPINWDNTNAGKNTLGKNQLRINKIMALGYLGKNLLWAGSPLMNYESQGSKSYNKDLCKRAAEAFGELLTLVESGQTQYSLVDFKEYSSLFYTIGKDGLMPGSTEAIFRGPSYGWNDTNWGLSKQFGTGILNDAGVISLPTANYVNYYGMANGLPLTDAESGFDTTYPWKGRDPRFYNDIVYDGVKVVEGNLSTENEPLRYASLYTSGQLRDATKGSRTGYLLYKFIPIKCNKFDDGYGYSNHFHIHLSWMRLADIYLMYAESAANASESAMGKSSNCSLTSVDAVNTIRKRAGVKEINAKYTSSLNGFMSELRRERAVELAYEGHRFNDLRRWLLLTEAPYTIKTSQEFIRSGVFDKADPTKNAVSGFTEKVILTRNFTEKHYWLPLKKSDTSLYPEFHQNPGW; via the coding sequence ATGAAAAAGTATATATATAAATATTTTTTAAGCGGCTTGATGGTTATGTGCCTGCTAAGTACAACTTCATGTACTGACTATCTGGATAAAGCACCCGACTCTGATATTTCCGCAACGGATGCTTTTAAAGATTTCACCAACTTCCAAGGTTACACGGAAGAGCTATATTATTGCATCCCTGATTTTGCAAAAGGTTATTGGAGTGATTCCTTTAACTGGGGAGAAGATGAAATTATGAATGTAGGTATTGACTATCACATGTGTTATAAGATAGACCAAGGTGATTTCTGGGGATGGCAATCCGGACATGACGGCTGGCAAAGCGGCTGGATGGATCGTAATAATAATTCGACTACTTCTAATGACCGTTTTGAAAAGTCATTATGGCCACTTGCATGGTATGGTATTCGCAAATGCAATATGGGTATTGCTAACTTAAATTTGATGACTGATGCTACTGACGAAGAACGTAACCTAATTGAAGGACAGCTCTACTTCTTTCGTGCATGGTTCCATTTTGAGTTGATGCAATACTTCGGAGGTTTGCCTTATATTGATACAGTACTTCCTTCTGGAGAACCATTGACTCTTCCTCGACTTAGCTATCAGGAATGTGCAGAAAAAGCAGCTGCCGATTTTCGCAAGGCTGCCGACTTACTGCCTATCAACTGGGATAACACAAATGCTGGAAAAAACACATTGGGCAAGAATCAGTTACGTATCAATAAGATTATGGCATTAGGCTACTTAGGTAAGAATTTGTTGTGGGCAGGCAGTCCATTAATGAACTATGAATCTCAAGGTTCTAAATCATACAACAAAGATTTGTGCAAGAGAGCAGCCGAAGCATTTGGTGAATTGCTCACATTAGTTGAAAGTGGTCAGACACAATATTCTTTAGTCGATTTTAAAGAATACTCTAGTTTGTTTTATACAATCGGAAAAGATGGTTTGATGCCTGGGTCAACAGAAGCAATTTTCCGTGGACCTTCTTATGGATGGAATGATACAAACTGGGGATTAAGTAAGCAGTTTGGTACCGGAATTCTTAATGACGCTGGAGTAATATCACTTCCTACAGCCAATTATGTTAACTATTATGGTATGGCAAATGGCTTGCCTTTGACTGACGCAGAATCGGGTTTTGATACAACTTATCCTTGGAAAGGACGTGATCCACGATTTTACAATGATATTGTATACGATGGTGTAAAAGTAGTAGAAGGTAATTTGAGTACAGAGAATGAACCACTTCGCTATGCCAGCTTATATACTTCCGGTCAGTTACGTGATGCTACTAAAGGAAGCCGTACAGGATATTTACTTTACAAGTTTATTCCTATTAAATGTAATAAGTTCGATGACGGTTATGGATATAGTAATCACTTTCATATTCATCTGAGTTGGATGCGCTTAGCAGATATCTATTTAATGTATGCCGAATCAGCAGCAAATGCTTCTGAATCTGCTATGGGCAAATCATCAAACTGTTCATTGACATCAGTTGACGCTGTCAATACAATACGTAAACGTGCGGGAGTAAAAGAGATAAATGCTAAATATACTAGCTCATTAAATGGTTTCATGAGTGAACTTCGTCGTGAACGCGCCGTAGAATTGGCTTATGAAGGACATCGTTTTAATGATTTGCGTCGTTGGTTATTACTGACAGAAGCTCCTTATACAATTAAAACTTCACAGGAATTTATTCGTTCAGGAGTTTTTGATAAGGCAGATCCTACAAAAAATGCAGTAAGTGGCTTTACAGAAAAAGTGATTTTAACTCGCAACTTTACAGAAAAGCATTACTGGCTACCTTTAAAGAAATCTGATACAAGTCTTTATCCTGAATTTCATCAGAATCCTGGTTGGTAA
- a CDS encoding SusC/RagA family TonB-linked outer membrane protein, whose protein sequence is MKNIHARIVMGTMMTFSSLGLIAQENAEMVTPADSLAKQEVNVAFRTVNQKDLMGGVSVVDMVQLTDKNYSTYSLDNMQSLVGGYNGQLWNMGDALVLVDGVPRDANNVLPTEIDKITFLKGASAVVLYGSRASKGVILITTKRGSKDGLEIKARGNASLFVPKAYPEYLGAAEYMTLYNEARANDGLSSTYSEDLIYNTSTGNNPYRYPNVNFFSSDYIKKAYNRYDASAEFSGGGKYAHFYTNIGIYNVGDLINFGEGKDNHTNRMNIRGNVDLRLNDWVTGWVNANATFYDARSDNASFWSNSATLRPNRVSPLIPISYVEENDNPSWTLINNSNYLVNGQYLLGGTQLDPTNPFAAMYAAGYNKHTSRQFQFDTGINLNLEKVLKGLSFRTQFAVDYATSYSTSINNNYATYEAVWNNYSGQDLITSLNKYNKDSSTGTQNVSGSAEKQTIMFSGQFNYNRTFNDVHNVSAMLLAHGYQQTISGDYHRLSNANLGLQVGYNYNNKYYVDFNAAAVHSAKFAPGHRQAISPTLTAAWRLSKEGFLADSPIVDDLKLNASVSMLNQDLDIKTTIDDKNVEYYLYDNVFTSSGTWWGWSESYGNSMQSADSRRSGNDNLFYVKRKEITLGLDASLWKGLLKLNANFFTTSTEGLLTTPSTIFPSYFQTYWPVSSFLPYMNYNNNRRTGFDFALNLNKKVGDVDMTLGVNGMYYTSKATKVNENVEYDYLKAEGKAIDALWGLQSSGFYKDETDIANSPSSSYGQVKPGDIKYIDQNKDGTIDNKDQVVLGKWGAPFIFGVNFTAKWKAFTFFTAITGNIGGKGIKNNSYMWVYGDRKYSEVVRNRWTPETANTATYPRLTTQSGDNNFRSSDFWIYSTSRVDLGKVQITYDFPKNIFRNGIVKGLSVYLSGSSLLTIAKERKYMEMNVGSTPQNRSYNLGVKAEF, encoded by the coding sequence ATGAAAAATATACATGCAAGAATCGTTATGGGGACTATGATGACTTTCTCATCATTGGGGCTGATAGCGCAGGAGAATGCAGAAATGGTGACACCTGCGGACTCTTTAGCCAAGCAAGAAGTCAATGTGGCTTTCCGTACGGTGAATCAGAAGGACCTGATGGGTGGTGTTTCTGTAGTGGATATGGTGCAATTAACTGATAAAAACTACTCAACTTATAGTTTGGATAATATGCAATCACTCGTAGGTGGGTATAATGGCCAACTATGGAATATGGGTGATGCATTAGTCTTAGTTGACGGTGTACCCCGTGATGCAAATAATGTATTGCCCACTGAAATAGATAAAATAACATTTCTGAAAGGTGCGTCTGCTGTTGTTTTATACGGTAGTCGTGCATCTAAAGGTGTTATTTTAATTACAACAAAACGTGGAAGTAAAGATGGACTTGAAATAAAGGCTCGTGGTAATGCTTCATTATTTGTTCCAAAAGCATATCCTGAATATTTAGGTGCTGCAGAATATATGACTTTATATAATGAAGCGCGTGCCAATGACGGTTTATCTTCTACTTATTCAGAAGATTTGATTTATAATACTTCTACAGGAAATAATCCTTATCGTTATCCGAATGTAAATTTCTTCTCATCAGATTATATAAAGAAAGCATATAATCGTTACGATGCATCTGCTGAATTTTCAGGTGGTGGGAAATATGCACATTTCTATACCAATATTGGTATCTATAATGTTGGCGACCTGATTAATTTTGGAGAAGGTAAAGACAACCACACCAATCGTATGAATATACGTGGTAATGTGGATTTGCGCCTGAATGATTGGGTAACAGGTTGGGTAAATGCCAACGCTACATTCTATGACGCACGTAGCGATAATGCTTCGTTTTGGTCAAACTCTGCCACGCTGCGTCCTAACCGTGTAAGTCCTTTGATTCCAATATCCTATGTTGAAGAGAACGATAATCCTTCCTGGACATTAATCAATAATAGTAATTATCTGGTAAATGGTCAATATTTATTAGGTGGAACTCAGTTGGATCCAACCAATCCATTTGCAGCTATGTATGCCGCTGGCTACAACAAGCATACTTCTCGCCAATTTCAATTTGACACCGGTATTAATTTAAATCTTGAGAAGGTATTGAAGGGACTTTCCTTCCGTACACAGTTTGCTGTTGATTATGCGACCAGCTATTCTACTTCTATCAATAATAATTATGCAACTTATGAAGCAGTATGGAACAATTACTCAGGTCAGGATTTAATCACATCGCTAAATAAGTACAACAAAGATAGTAGTACAGGTACACAAAATGTATCAGGTAGTGCAGAAAAGCAAACTATAATGTTCTCTGGGCAGTTTAATTATAATCGTACTTTCAATGATGTGCATAATGTTTCTGCGATGTTGTTGGCACACGGTTATCAACAAACAATTTCCGGAGATTATCATCGCCTCAGTAATGCGAATTTAGGTCTGCAAGTCGGATATAATTATAATAATAAGTATTATGTCGATTTTAATGCAGCCGCAGTTCATTCAGCAAAATTTGCTCCGGGACATCGTCAAGCTATCTCACCTACTTTAACAGCTGCATGGCGTTTAAGTAAAGAAGGTTTCCTTGCAGATTCGCCGATTGTTGACGATTTGAAGCTTAATGCCTCTGTTTCAATGTTGAATCAGGACTTAGATATTAAGACTACAATTGACGATAAGAATGTTGAATATTATCTTTACGACAATGTATTTACTTCATCAGGAACTTGGTGGGGATGGTCAGAATCCTATGGTAACAGCATGCAGTCTGCCGATTCTCGTCGTAGTGGTAATGATAATTTATTTTATGTAAAACGCAAGGAAATTACTCTTGGTTTAGATGCTTCTTTATGGAAGGGTTTATTGAAATTGAATGCCAATTTCTTTACTACTTCAACAGAAGGTTTATTAACTACTCCATCTACTATTTTCCCGAGCTATTTCCAAACTTACTGGCCGGTTTCCTCTTTTTTGCCATATATGAACTATAATAACAACCGCCGTACAGGTTTTGACTTTGCACTTAATCTGAATAAGAAAGTTGGTGATGTAGATATGACATTGGGAGTAAACGGAATGTACTACACTTCTAAGGCTACAAAGGTTAATGAAAATGTAGAATATGATTATTTGAAAGCTGAAGGAAAAGCTATTGATGCTCTTTGGGGATTGCAGAGTAGCGGTTTCTACAAAGATGAAACTGATATAGCTAACTCTCCATCTTCAAGTTATGGCCAAGTAAAACCGGGTGATATTAAATACATTGACCAGAACAAAGATGGTACAATTGATAACAAAGATCAGGTTGTATTGGGTAAATGGGGAGCACCTTTTATTTTCGGTGTGAACTTTACAGCTAAATGGAAAGCCTTTACTTTCTTTACTGCCATTACAGGTAATATAGGAGGAAAAGGAATAAAGAATAATTCATATATGTGGGTATATGGTGACCGCAAGTATTCAGAAGTTGTGCGCAATCGCTGGACTCCAGAAACTGCTAACACAGCTACTTATCCTCGTTTAACAACGCAAAGCGGCGACAATAACTTCCGCTCTTCTGATTTCTGGATTTACAGTACCAGTCGTGTAGATTTGGGTAAGGTACAAATTACTTATGATTTTCCGAAAAATATATTTAGAAACGGTATTGTCAAAGGCTTGTCAGTGTACTTAAGTGGTTCTAGCTTGCTGACTATAGCCAAAGAACGTAAATATATGGAGATGAATGTAGGTAGTACACCTCAGAATCGTAGTTATAATCTTGGTGTGAAAGCTGAGTTTTAA